In the genome of Sander lucioperca isolate FBNREF2018 chromosome 18, SLUC_FBN_1.2, whole genome shotgun sequence, the window cCTATTGTGAATGGAGGAGAAGGAGATGTGCCAGAGAGCATACGTAGGATAGAGAAGCTCCTCGACACCAGCATTGAGTTCCATGAACTAGATCTTTTGGACCAACCTGGCTTGGAAAAACtcttcaaaaaggtcagaaagtGAATACAGTGGATTTATTAATCTGATTAGAACAATTCAACTCATATAATTGCTTTGTCAATCGATAAGCAATGACAACGAACCGTTGTAATCATTGTTCATGCAAAAATGCCaaatctttgttgttgttgactgTAAGGATGTAATACTTTTCTTTGTCATGTATGTACTGAAATATCTTTAGGGTTTTAACTGTTGGTTAGATAACACAAACCATTTCAATATGTCAGCTTTGCCGAAATGTTGAGGacattttttactattttctgacattttatagacaaattGATAAATCGATAAATCAAGAAAATAGTTACCGTTAGAAATGAATTCAAAAttgttaatcataaaaaaatcaagaaaatatATGGCAGATTGatggataatgaaaataattgttcattGCAGCCAAAAATCTGATTTCTGCAAatgtaaaaagtttttttctaaTAAGTCTGATCTAAAATAACTATTATTGAATAAATGCTGGGCGAGTTTGCTTTTGAAGGGTTGTATGGTATGTATTCAGGGCCATCTGATAAATACACCAGTATTTATACAATTCCTTGCttttatagactttttttttaccaaagaaTGTCCCTGCTGGCTACCATACATGCTCAGAAAGCATTGACAATGGGTAGTGCACAGGCATATACTGTAGGTACTAGGTGTGCAtataagttataaaaaaaaaaaaaaacatcatacacaAATATGCCTAAATATCTATATGTGTTGCAGCATTCTTTTATTGCGGTGATGCACTTTGCTGGTCTGAAGGCTGTTGGGGAGTCAGTGGAGCAGCCGTTGCGCTACTACAGAGTCAACCTCACCGCCTCCATGAACCTGCTCGAGGTCAGTTTAAACTTTGTCATCTGAACTTACTCCTTATGTCCTCCATTCACTCTTCATTTCTGAACTGATCTTTATTTGCACTTCATCTTTGTTCACTGAGTGCATGACAGCATGTATTCATTTGATACTGAGCCGGCTAATTCTAACACTGCACCCTTCATAACTTTTAACTTGTGGAGCCCACTGTGTCTGCCAAACTTAGCGTTTAATGCTTACacctaaggtgtgtgtgtgtgctttagactgctgactgtatgtgtgtgccgtGTTTGTTTGCATCTCCACGTGTCCCAGGTGATGCAGGCTCACAAGGTGCACAATCTGGTCTTCAGCAGCTCGGCAACGGTGTACGGAGACCCTCAGCACCTTCCCATCGACGAGAAGCACCCCGTGGGCGGCTGCACTAACCCCTACGGCCAGAGCAAGTACTTCATTGAGGAGATGATCAGCGACCACTGTAAAGCTGAGAAGGTACTGATCAGGAGGTAGAAAGGCATTCAAAGATGCACACGCACATATACATATTGTGTCTCATTATTATGTGTCAGCAGGATTGGAATGCAGTGCTGCTGCGTTATTTCAACCCAATTGGGGCTCATTCCTCTGGACTTATAGGAGAGGACCCTCAGGGTATCCCCAACAACCTGCTGCCATATGTTGCCCAGGTACACAAATTCTCTGACAAATACATGCCTAGATCAGATCAGAACATGCAATGCATATTCCATGTGCTTGGTAGTTATTAGCTATTGGATGATTTTCCATTGTTTGCATTGCTTAAATTATCTCCCTCATAGGTGGCCATTGGGAGAAGAAAGTGCCTCAGTGTATTTGGGAATGACTATGACACACTTGATGGGACAGGTAATGGAGAAGACCTGTAACTGCTGTGCACATATTTAATTGTGGTTTGAAATATAATTTGGCCAGGGGGCTCTTAATGACAAGCAAACTGTCATAGCATATATTCATGTAGTTTATTTCTCTTGCTAGGTGTGCGAGATTATATCCATGTCGTAGATCTGGCAAAAGGACACATAGCAGCTGTGAAGAAGCTGAAGGACAACTGCGGCTGCAaggtacatttaaaaaaaacgcaaaaacaaaagcattttgaaacacattttctgtcattttctggTTCCTTCTGCATTCATTTCAATACATGATTGTCTGTAGGTTTACAACCTGGGAACAGGGACAGGCTACTCTGTGCTCCAGATGGTGAAAGCCATGGAGAAGGCATCAGGAAGAGAGGTGAGTGACAGAAGAGCTCTTTTCTCTCCAAAGTAAATTCTCTTCAGGGTCAGCGATCGTATTGTGTCTTCTGAGAGTAACTGAAGGGACTTGGAGCAGTGACCACACTACATTGTGTTATCCTGTTGGTTAAAGGATGGCAAAGCTGACATTGACTGTGATGGTGGCCCCTGATTCACTGACAATCCCACTTTTTAGGCTTAACCACCCTCCTTTTTGTTAATTAAATATAAACTTAATGTGTCCTCTCAATAGATCGCATACAAAGTCGCCCCACGTAGGGGAGGAGACATAGCATCCTGCTACGCTGACCCTCGTCTAGCTGAGAAGGAGCTGGGCTGGAAGGCTGAATTTAACCTGGAAAGAATGTGTAAGGGCAGTCACACTGCATACATCTACATGTATTTTAATAAGGGCTTTTTTGGTGAAATATTTCCCCATAACATCCTGATGTTATTTTTTCTATTCCCATGTAGGTGAGGATCTGTGGCGCTGGCAGTCCATGAACCCCACCGGATTTTCCAAAGACACAGCCTCTTGATGCAACTCCAGCCTTCTGTTGTTAAATCTTCTTCTAAATCACCGGGCCAAAGGGAACCATCAACTTCCTCATTTTTGCATTTCATATTAACACATGATTGAGCTGAATGCTTTACGTTTTGTCttgtttaattttatatttgttCTTTATTAATGGTTATCTTATTTACTGTTTACATTAAAAGTAACAGTTAACACAAAACGTCTTTCTGATTTTACTTTGTTGTTATTTCAGATTAACAATAAATATTTGATCTTTCTCTTACTAATGTATTGATCTGTGAGCCATAACaatgatgaataaatacatttttcttacTGAGAAAACGGAAGCCTTCATTTCCACTCTATGAAAAATTATTcattgacaaaaaaataagaatattcCAGTAAAAGATACTCACTTGTAAATATGAGTTTGAAAAGTCACTATTGAACATCACAGAAAGACTATTATCATAGTGATATCAAGGCAGTTTAAAATAAATCTACCAGTATGATATGGGCAGTAGAGGGTTTATACAGGCTACAAATCCCTACAGAATGATAGTAGAAATATTGCACAATTTTATATGGCTGGGATATTCTGTGTtcaatattaatattttgtCCATACAATACATTTAAAGGGGGCACTAGGGCTTTAAATGGCTCCTTGAACCCTCGGGCACCCAGTTAATAAACACCCACGTCAGCACACTGCTCCAGTCGCTCTAACCGGGTTTCGGTCTTTAGGGCTGAGCAGGAAGTGCTTGACTGTGGACCCTGGACGAGAAAAAagagcacagaaaaaaaggcaaaagaaattaaaaatggAAATGGTGGCAGACTTGGGGGCGAGTAGACTCTATCGGGCGCCGGGTGAATCAAGTCACCAGTGAGTATCGATGGATTTTGTCAGGGGTATCACGGCGTGGGGCGTAAGCGGGTCCTTCCGACACCTCACGCCTGGGAACGAGTCGCTGGGTTTGGGCAGCAGGCAAATTCTCCCCGGTGCTCGCTGCGCTCCGGACCTCCGGCGAGAAGTGGGGGTGGTCTTTAGGATGAAAACGGGCGTTTTAGCGCctaatataatatactatgtgaatatatttatttatcaacTGGCAGCATGCACAGTTGCTGGAGGTTTGTATCTATTTTTCTATTGTGTGCTGCTGGAGCCTGAAGTGGGCGTCGCTCCAGGACAGACTGGGCTGCTCTGGTGCGCCGCTGCCCGCTTTTCTCTCGCAGGACTGCAGCACTCTCATGCCGTTCTGTAGGTCGACTGATACATGAATTAAGGGAGAATAGCTCGGTGAAGATACTAGACTTGGTTTCGTGTGAAATGAGGAGCACTATAGAGTCTTGCTGGCGGGCGTTGCACCGTGGGTTATCGGGCGTTGTGAAGCCTGTCAGCAAGCATCGCGTAGcctaattaaaaatgaatgcgtGTAATGCAGACTTTATACGATTATGGCTAAATAGGTTACTATAGAAAAAGAGGAACTATTCTGAAAATGTGGTTTCGgcaatttctttctctctttggaTATCATGTCCGGTAACAGTGCTTTCTTCTCTTCCCATGAGTCTGGTTTGTTTGTAACATCAGATATTTCATGCGCGCTTTAGCGTCCCACAGGGATGATTACAGGGTTTTGCCACCCGATGCTCTCTGACTGGAGTCGGGTGTAGCCTATTAGAAGAAGATTTTGATTGAAGGCTC includes:
- the gale gene encoding UDP-glucose 4-epimerase isoform X3; translation: MAEKVLVTGGGGYIGSHCVLELIEAGYKPVVVDNFSNAVRGDVPESIRRIEKLLDTSIEFHELDLLDQPGLEKLFKKHSFIAVMHFAGLKAVGESVEQPLRYYRVNLTASMNLLEVMQAHKVHNLVFSSSATVYGDPQHLPIDEKHPVGGCTNPYGQSKYFIEEMISDHCKAEKDWNAVLLRYFNPIGAHSSGLIGEDPQGIPNNLLPYVAQVAIGRRKCLSVFGNDYDTLDGTGVRDYIHVVDLAKGHIAAVKKLKDNCGCKVYNLGTGTGYSVLQMVKAMEKASGREIAYKVAPRRGGDIASCYADPRLAEKELGWKAEFNLERMCEDLWRWQSMNPTGFSKDTAS
- the gale gene encoding UDP-glucose 4-epimerase isoform X2, which gives rise to MAEKVLVTGGGGYIGSHCVLELIEAGYKPVVVDNFSNAVREGDVPESIRRIEKLLDTSIEFHELDLLDQPGLEKLFKKHSFIAVMHFAGLKAVGESVEQPLRYYRVNLTASMNLLEVMQAHKVHNLVFSSSATVYGDPQHLPIDEKHPVGGCTNPYGQSKYFIEEMISDHCKAEKDWNAVLLRYFNPIGAHSSGLIGEDPQGIPNNLLPYVAQVAIGRRKCLSVFGNDYDTLDGTGVRDYIHVVDLAKGHIAAVKKLKDNCGCKVYNLGTGTGYSVLQMVKAMEKASGREIAYKVAPRRGGDIASCYADPRLAEKELGWKAEFNLERMCEDLWRWQSMNPTGFSKDTAS
- the gale gene encoding UDP-glucose 4-epimerase isoform X1, with the protein product MAEKVLVTGGGGYIGSHCVLELIEAGYKPVVVDNFSNAVRGEGDVPESIRRIEKLLDTSIEFHELDLLDQPGLEKLFKKHSFIAVMHFAGLKAVGESVEQPLRYYRVNLTASMNLLEVMQAHKVHNLVFSSSATVYGDPQHLPIDEKHPVGGCTNPYGQSKYFIEEMISDHCKAEKDWNAVLLRYFNPIGAHSSGLIGEDPQGIPNNLLPYVAQVAIGRRKCLSVFGNDYDTLDGTGVRDYIHVVDLAKGHIAAVKKLKDNCGCKVYNLGTGTGYSVLQMVKAMEKASGREIAYKVAPRRGGDIASCYADPRLAEKELGWKAEFNLERMCEDLWRWQSMNPTGFSKDTAS